Proteins from a genomic interval of Denticeps clupeoides chromosome 20, fDenClu1.1, whole genome shotgun sequence:
- the LOC114770057 gene encoding rRNA-processing protein UTP23 homolog yields MKIKRQKQAKKTIGFYKYNFCFREPFQILIDGTFCQAALKGKIQIKEQMPKYLMGEVQLCTTSCALKELESLGKELCGAKFILRRFQTRKCAHAKEPVSASECLLSMLQQTNPHHYFIATQDQELTSGLKEIPGVPLLYIIQNTTVLDKPSQRSLKHVQAVQAGEMVTPSQQQCIRSLKEEQGIGADGAARPGRKRKRKSGNPNPLSCLKKKKKVTAAAATPKRSNGEKKKRNRPRKRKPAGGAAPALATTPSAAT; encoded by the exons ATGAAGATCAAACGTCAGAAGCAGGCTAAGAAGACCATAGGTTTTTACAAATACAACTTCTGTTTTCGGGAGCCTTTTCAGATACTGATCGACGGGACGTTTTGTCAGGCCGCCCTCAAGGGCAAGATCCAGATAAAAGAGCAAATGCCCAAGTACCTGATGGGAGAGGTGCAACTTTGCACCACCAG CTGCGCCCTGAAGGAGCTTGAGTCCCTGGGGAAGGAGCTTTGTGGGGCCAAGTTCATCCTGCGGCGGTTTCAGACGCGCAAGTGCGCGCACGCCAAGGAGCCCGTGTCGGCCTCCGAGTGTCTGCTGTCCATGCTGCAGCAGACCAACCCGCACCATTACTTCATCGCCACGCAG GACCAGGAGTTGACTTCAGGCCTCAAGGAAATCCCAGGCGTGCCGCTGCTCTACATCATACAGAACACGACAGTGCTGGACAAGCCCTCCCAGCGCTCGCTAAAACACGTCCAGGCAGTCCAGGCCGGAGAGATGGTGACGCCGTCGCAGCAGCAGTGCATCCGCAGCCTTAAGGAGGAGCAGGGCATCGGGGCAGACGGCGCCGCGCGACCGGGCAGGAAGCGCAAGCGCAAGTCCGGCAACCCCAACCCTTTAAGCTgcttgaagaagaagaagaaggtgacGGCGGCGGCAGCGACGCCGAAAAGGTCCAAcggtgagaaaaagaaaaggaaccGACCCAGGAAGCGCAAACCTGCTGGAGGCGCCGCTCCTGCCCTCGCCACCACCCCCAGTGCAGCAACCTAA